A section of the Rummeliibacillus pycnus genome encodes:
- a CDS encoding helix-turn-helix transcriptional regulator, protein MSPIELNKRQEEILEIVKDNGPITGEQIAERLSLTRATLRPDLAILTMAGFLDARPRVGYFYSGKKTNQAVVDSMTNMKVKDFQSIPVVVSENVSVYDAICQMFLEDVGTLFVVDHNSYLTGVLSRKDLLRTSIGSQDLNHIPVHIIMTRMPNIAFCFKSDGLIQAAHKLIERQIDALPVVIEHPDGLEVIGRLTKTNITRAFLSLAENHDL, encoded by the coding sequence GTGAGTCCAATAGAACTCAACAAACGTCAGGAAGAGATCTTAGAAATTGTCAAGGATAATGGCCCTATAACAGGGGAACAAATAGCTGAGCGTCTTTCACTGACTAGAGCGACACTTAGACCAGATTTAGCCATTTTAACAATGGCAGGTTTTTTGGATGCTAGACCGCGTGTTGGTTATTTTTACTCTGGTAAAAAGACAAACCAAGCTGTTGTCGATAGCATGACGAACATGAAAGTGAAAGACTTCCAATCGATTCCGGTTGTAGTTTCTGAGAATGTTTCTGTATATGATGCCATTTGTCAAATGTTTTTAGAAGATGTGGGTACATTATTTGTTGTAGATCATAATTCTTATTTGACTGGTGTGCTTTCAAGAAAAGATTTACTTCGAACAAGTATAGGCAGTCAGGATTTAAATCATATTCCCGTACATATAATCATGACGAGGATGCCGAATATTGCGTTTTGTTTTAAATCAGATGGTTTAATACAGGCGGCACATAAGCTCATTGAAAGGCAAATAGATGCATTACCTGTCGTAATCGAACATCCAGATGGCTTAGAGGTCATAGGTCGTTTGACAAAAACAAATATTACACGAGCGTTTTTATCGCTTGCTGAAAATCATGATTTGTGA
- a CDS encoding DEAD/DEAH box helicase: protein MSKYTDYNFQPFLREAIQNLGFTEPTPIQKEMIPLILKGKSAIGQAHTGTGKTHSFLIPIVERIRQDKQEVQAVITAPTRELATQINAELHKLIDETEIQAKLFIGGTDKKRSIEKLKTQPQIVVGTPGRIRDLVNEQALLVHTATILVIDEADLAFDMGFIEDIDQFASQMPDTLEMYVFSATVPESLQPFLKKYMESPVHIHMDDKKPVAENLDFYLIPTRSKSKNSKLLEVMDAINPYLAIIFTNTRKQAEYVANFLANNGHRVGQIHGDLSPRDRKKMMKQIRDLEFQYIVATDLAARGIDIPGVSHVINYELPQDLEFFIHRVGRTARAGNKGLAITIFEPSDEDAIARVEKMGIPFVQKDIKNGEIVEMKERHARQNREKKVDEIDQIAKARVRKPKKVKPGYKRNMRWEMDKIKKKERRKRNRQR from the coding sequence ATGTCCAAATATACAGATTATAATTTTCAGCCTTTTTTACGAGAGGCTATCCAAAATTTAGGTTTTACAGAACCAACCCCAATTCAAAAGGAAATGATTCCACTTATATTGAAAGGGAAAAGTGCAATTGGTCAAGCGCATACCGGAACAGGGAAGACACATAGTTTTTTAATTCCAATTGTTGAGCGTATTCGCCAAGACAAACAAGAGGTACAAGCTGTAATCACTGCACCAACTCGTGAATTAGCGACACAAATTAATGCTGAGCTACACAAATTAATCGATGAAACAGAAATCCAAGCAAAATTATTTATCGGAGGTACGGATAAAAAGCGCTCTATCGAGAAACTAAAAACACAACCTCAAATTGTCGTTGGTACACCTGGTCGAATTCGTGATTTAGTGAACGAACAAGCGTTACTTGTGCACACTGCTACAATACTAGTTATTGATGAAGCAGATCTTGCCTTCGATATGGGCTTTATTGAAGATATCGATCAATTTGCATCTCAAATGCCAGATACACTCGAAATGTATGTTTTCTCTGCAACAGTACCAGAAAGCTTACAACCTTTCTTGAAAAAATACATGGAATCACCTGTTCATATTCATATGGATGATAAGAAACCAGTTGCAGAAAACTTAGATTTTTATTTAATTCCGACTCGTAGTAAATCGAAAAATAGTAAGCTGTTAGAAGTAATGGATGCCATTAATCCATATTTAGCGATCATCTTTACGAATACTCGTAAACAGGCAGAATATGTAGCAAATTTTCTTGCTAATAATGGACATCGAGTAGGGCAAATTCATGGGGATTTATCTCCTCGTGATCGTAAGAAAATGATGAAACAAATTCGTGACCTTGAATTTCAATATATTGTCGCTACTGATTTAGCTGCTCGAGGAATCGATATACCAGGCGTTAGTCATGTTATTAACTATGAATTACCTCAGGATTTAGAATTCTTTATCCACCGTGTTGGTCGAACAGCACGTGCAGGGAACAAAGGACTTGCCATTACTATATTCGAACCATCTGATGAAGATGCAATCGCACGCGTTGAAAAAATGGGCATTCCATTTGTTCAAAAGGATATCAAAAATGGCGAAATTGTCGAAATGAAAGAACGTCATGCACGACAAAATCGTGAGAAAAAAGTAGATGAAATTGACCAAATCGCAAAGGCTCGTGTTCGTAAACCGAAAAAAGTAAAACCTGGCTATAAACGAAACATGCGCTGGGAAATGGACAAGATTAAGAAAAAAGAAAGACGTAAACGTAATCGTCAACGCTAG
- a CDS encoding tRNA (adenine(22)-N(1))-methyltransferase, with amino-acid sequence MNAQKLSKRLEKVASFVPQNAIVADIGSDHAYLPCYLVLNNLVTSAIAGEVVKGPYESACHEVQKEGLQEKITVRLADGLQAIEQDDHVTAITIAGMGGPLIASILEKDVDRLISVKRLILQPNIHAVAIREWAVRRNWKIIEEEIVKEDDKIYEILVLEKGEESLSEQQLLLGPVLMQQQNAVFKEKWNREIQQWQHVLTALEKAEQTDDIIKKTQELQQRIEMVKEVL; translated from the coding sequence TTGAATGCTCAAAAATTATCAAAACGACTTGAAAAAGTAGCTTCATTTGTACCACAAAATGCAATTGTTGCTGATATCGGAAGTGATCACGCGTATTTACCATGTTATTTAGTTTTAAACAACCTTGTCACAAGTGCAATTGCTGGTGAAGTTGTAAAAGGCCCTTATGAATCAGCATGTCATGAAGTACAAAAAGAAGGTTTACAAGAGAAAATTACAGTACGTCTAGCGGATGGTTTACAAGCAATAGAACAAGACGATCATGTAACAGCAATAACAATTGCAGGAATGGGCGGACCTTTAATAGCATCTATTTTGGAAAAAGACGTCGATCGATTAATAAGTGTCAAACGACTAATTCTTCAACCGAATATACATGCCGTTGCCATTCGAGAATGGGCTGTACGTCGCAATTGGAAAATCATTGAAGAAGAAATAGTAAAAGAAGATGACAAAATCTATGAGATATTAGTTCTTGAAAAGGGAGAAGAGTCACTTTCGGAACAACAGCTTCTACTTGGTCCAGTTTTAATGCAACAACAAAATGCAGTCTTCAAAGAAAAGTGGAATCGAGAAATCCAACAATGGCAACATGTATTAACGGCGCTAGAAAAAGCGGAACAAACGGATGACATTATCAAAAAAACACAAGAGCTGCAACAACGTATTGAAATGGTGAAGGAGGTCTTATAA
- the dnaG gene encoding DNA primase gives MAQKIPEEIIEQIRSKADIVDVVGDYVQLTKRGRNYFGLCPFHGEQTPSFSVSTDKQIFHCFGCGAGGSAITFLMDIENISFQEATAKLGERVGIHVEVSSTPDHHTHTASPEEGRMIDAHAFAAEYYQHLLLNTEEGEQGLNYLLQRGFTKEEIETNGIGYSLPHWDSLTQLLTRKGFRLEEMEQCGLIIKREDGSGYFDRFRGRVMFPIRDEQGRIIAFSGRILDSGGEDAKYLNSPESQIFHKGQVLYNLDQARPIIRKERNVVLFEGFMDVLSAKRAGVFNGVATMGTALTMQHMTKLKRLTDHIIVCYDGDKAGWEAAKKAAEILHAERINVEVAVLPTGLDPDEYIQQFGPEAFKEKVISEPQSYVAFMLMYVRRNKNFQYQNDILQYVDEALSYLVEGISLIEKELYIKQISMDTNISEETLQLQLRQKEAQIAKGSKRIEQQVLPKTEQLTLQKKKITATDRAERLLLAHMLHNIDVVDRLRQEENANPFVRDDYMAIYIHLIGFYEDHQKADYQRFAEVIGDRELRKTVMEAALVERDPNHAEEEISDCLKQLKKFRIEQQIQDKNHALKEAEKMHDLRSALQLSQEVIDLRKSLSKV, from the coding sequence ATGGCGCAAAAGATACCTGAAGAGATTATTGAACAAATACGTTCAAAAGCGGATATTGTTGACGTTGTCGGCGACTATGTGCAGTTGACAAAACGTGGAAGAAACTATTTTGGATTATGTCCGTTTCACGGGGAGCAAACGCCTTCTTTTTCTGTATCAACAGATAAACAAATATTCCATTGCTTTGGCTGCGGTGCTGGAGGAAGTGCCATTACATTTTTAATGGACATTGAGAATATTTCTTTCCAAGAGGCTACGGCTAAACTTGGTGAACGAGTAGGCATCCATGTCGAAGTTTCATCAACACCTGACCATCATACGCATACTGCTTCCCCCGAAGAAGGGCGTATGATAGATGCCCATGCTTTTGCTGCTGAATATTATCAGCATTTGCTATTAAATACTGAAGAAGGCGAGCAAGGGCTTAACTATTTGCTACAAAGAGGATTTACAAAAGAGGAAATCGAAACTAATGGTATTGGGTATTCTTTACCTCATTGGGATTCGTTAACTCAACTTTTAACACGAAAAGGCTTTCGTTTAGAAGAAATGGAACAGTGCGGATTAATTATAAAGCGAGAGGACGGTTCAGGTTATTTTGACCGTTTCAGAGGCCGTGTAATGTTTCCAATTCGTGATGAACAAGGCAGGATTATTGCGTTCTCTGGTCGTATTTTGGATAGTGGTGGTGAAGATGCTAAGTATTTGAACAGTCCAGAGTCTCAAATTTTCCATAAGGGGCAAGTTCTATATAACTTGGATCAAGCTAGACCTATTATACGAAAAGAACGTAATGTTGTGTTATTTGAAGGTTTTATGGATGTGCTCTCTGCAAAAAGAGCAGGTGTCTTTAACGGCGTTGCAACAATGGGGACAGCCCTTACGATGCAACATATGACAAAGTTAAAGCGTCTTACTGATCATATAATTGTTTGCTATGATGGCGATAAAGCTGGATGGGAAGCTGCAAAAAAAGCTGCAGAAATTTTACATGCAGAAAGAATTAACGTTGAGGTTGCAGTGCTACCAACAGGTTTAGATCCAGATGAATATATACAGCAATTTGGTCCAGAAGCTTTTAAAGAGAAAGTAATAAGTGAACCTCAAAGCTACGTCGCATTTATGTTGATGTATGTGAGACGTAACAAGAACTTTCAATATCAAAACGATATATTGCAATATGTTGATGAAGCTTTGAGCTATTTAGTTGAAGGAATTTCACTCATTGAAAAAGAATTATATATCAAACAGATTTCAATGGATACGAATATTTCTGAAGAAACTTTACAACTGCAATTACGTCAAAAGGAAGCACAGATCGCAAAAGGCTCAAAAAGAATTGAACAACAAGTGCTTCCAAAAACTGAGCAACTTACTCTTCAAAAGAAAAAAATCACAGCGACTGATCGTGCAGAAAGATTACTCTTAGCACATATGTTACACAACATTGACGTTGTAGATAGACTTCGCCAAGAAGAGAATGCAAATCCCTTTGTAAGGGATGATTATATGGCTATCTATATTCACCTTATTGGATTTTATGAAGATCATCAAAAGGCAGACTATCAGCGTTTTGCTGAAGTCATTGGTGATAGAGAGCTACGTAAAACCGTTATGGAAGCTGCACTTGTAGAGCGTGATCCGAATCATGCTGAAGAAGAAATTTCTGATTGCCTAAAACAATTGAAGAAATTTAGAATCGAACAACAAATACAAGACAAAAACCATGCATTAAAAGAAGCCGAAAAAATGCATGATTTGAGAAGTGCATTGCAGCTTTCTCAAGAAGTTATAGATTTAAGGAAATCATTATCAAAAGTGTAA
- a CDS encoding deoxyribonuclease IV — MLIGSHVSMSGKKMLLASSEEAASYGASTFMIYTGAPQNTRRKPIEDLNIEAGLAHMKEHGLSNIVVHAPYIINIANTTKPEVFALGVDFLQKEIERTAAIGATQIVLHPGAHVGAGADVGIAKIIEGLNEVLSADYPVQIALETMAGKGSECGRTFEELAKIIDGVTNNDRLSVCYDTCHTHDAGYDIIHDFDGVLEHFDKVIGVERIKVLHINDSKNVCGAAKDRHENIGFGHIGFEALNRIVHHEAFTGIPKILETPWVGTDAKNKKAPYAYEIEMFRSEKFMPEKIEALRGE; from the coding sequence ATGTTAATAGGTTCTCATGTATCTATGAGTGGGAAAAAAATGCTGCTTGCTTCAAGTGAAGAAGCAGCTTCCTATGGTGCCTCCACATTTATGATCTATACAGGTGCTCCTCAAAATACCCGTCGAAAACCGATTGAAGATTTGAATATAGAAGCTGGTTTAGCACATATGAAAGAGCATGGTTTATCGAATATCGTTGTGCATGCTCCCTATATCATAAACATTGCCAATACAACAAAACCTGAAGTTTTCGCTCTTGGAGTAGATTTCTTACAAAAAGAAATTGAAAGAACAGCTGCAATTGGTGCGACACAAATCGTATTACATCCAGGTGCCCATGTTGGTGCTGGTGCGGATGTAGGGATTGCGAAAATTATTGAAGGGTTAAATGAAGTCTTATCTGCTGATTACCCAGTTCAAATCGCTTTAGAAACAATGGCAGGTAAAGGATCAGAATGTGGTCGTACATTCGAAGAGTTAGCTAAAATTATAGATGGTGTTACAAATAATGATCGCCTATCTGTATGTTATGATACTTGCCATACACATGATGCTGGTTATGATATTATCCATGATTTTGATGGAGTTTTAGAGCATTTTGATAAAGTTATTGGTGTTGAACGTATTAAAGTACTACATATCAATGATAGTAAAAATGTATGTGGAGCAGCAAAAGACCGTCACGAAAATATTGGCTTTGGTCATATTGGTTTTGAGGCTCTAAATCGAATCGTACATCATGAAGCTTTTACAGGAATTCCGAAAATCCTTGAAACACCATGGGTTGGAACAGATGCAAAAAACAAAAAAGCACCATATGCATACGAAATTGAAATGTTCCGTTCTGAGAAATTTATGCCTGAAAAAATCGAAGCATTACGGGGAGAATAA
- a CDS encoding 4-hydroxy-3-methylbut-2-enyl diphosphate reductase: protein MEVIKITPRGYCYGVVDAMVIARNAALDKTLPRPIYILGMIVHNKHVTDAFEQDGIITLDGKNRLEILDKVDKGTVIFTAHGVSPEVRELARKKGLIAIDATCPDVTVTHDLIKEKSAHGYDIIYIGKKGHPEPEGAIGVAPGHVFLVQSVEDIDQLQLERDKILVTNQTTMSQWDVAHLMDRLKEKYPNIEVHKEICLATQVRQEAVAKQAGDADLLIVVGDPKSNNSNRLTQVSEEIAHTKSYRIADLSELKLEWLEGVKKVGVTAGASTPTPIVKEVIKFLEQYDPNDPATHDLSRTVTLDKILPKIKQPAPVEKILPYNISQK, encoded by the coding sequence ATGGAAGTCATTAAAATCACACCACGAGGTTACTGCTATGGCGTTGTTGATGCTATGGTCATCGCACGTAATGCAGCCTTAGACAAAACACTACCAAGACCAATTTATATTCTTGGTATGATTGTTCACAATAAACACGTAACCGATGCATTCGAACAAGATGGCATCATCACATTAGACGGAAAAAACCGCTTAGAAATTTTAGATAAAGTAGATAAAGGTACAGTCATTTTCACTGCTCATGGTGTTTCTCCCGAAGTTCGAGAATTAGCACGAAAAAAAGGATTGATTGCTATCGACGCAACATGTCCTGATGTAACAGTTACTCATGACTTAATAAAAGAAAAATCAGCCCATGGCTACGATATTATTTATATCGGAAAAAAAGGGCATCCTGAACCAGAAGGTGCTATTGGTGTTGCTCCAGGTCATGTTTTTTTAGTTCAAAGTGTTGAAGATATCGATCAATTACAATTAGAACGAGATAAAATTCTTGTGACCAATCAAACAACGATGAGCCAATGGGACGTTGCTCATTTAATGGATCGTTTAAAAGAAAAATACCCAAATATTGAAGTTCATAAAGAAATTTGCTTAGCCACTCAAGTTCGTCAAGAAGCCGTTGCAAAACAAGCGGGTGATGCAGATTTACTGATTGTTGTTGGTGATCCCAAAAGTAATAACTCTAATCGTTTAACACAAGTATCTGAAGAGATTGCCCATACGAAGTCTTATCGTATTGCAGATTTATCCGAACTTAAATTAGAATGGCTTGAGGGAGTTAAAAAAGTAGGTGTAACTGCCGGTGCTTCTACTCCAACTCCAATTGTAAAAGAGGTTATCAAATTCTTAGAACAATATGATCCAAATGATCCAGCAACTCATGATTTATCTCGTACAGTAACTTTAGATAAAATTTTACCTAAGATAAAGCAACCTGCACCTGTTGAGAAAATCTTACCTTATAATATATCCCAAAAATAA
- a CDS encoding pyruvate, water dikinase regulatory protein, translating into MNNISVFIISDSVGETGDLVAKAAISQFRPGMQDTKIQRFPHVESKEQLTEIVHLAVEQDAIIVYTLVKEVMRDFIRNICLEKEIPAVDLMGPIMRMLGETLQVEPLEEPGLVRKLDDDYFQKIEAIEFAVKYDDGRDPRGLLKADIVLIGVSRTSKTPLSQFLAHKRYKVANVPLVPEVEPPEELFLVDPAKCFGLVISPEKLNSIRKERLLALGLDDGANYAKLERINEEIIHFKSVVDRIGCQVIDVTNKAVEETANDIIHRIQSSHQ; encoded by the coding sequence ATGAATAATATATCCGTTTTTATCATTTCAGATTCTGTGGGAGAAACTGGTGATCTAGTTGCAAAAGCAGCTATAAGTCAATTTAGACCAGGTATGCAGGATACTAAAATTCAACGCTTTCCCCACGTAGAAAGTAAAGAACAATTAACCGAAATTGTTCATCTTGCAGTTGAACAGGATGCAATTATTGTTTACACATTAGTAAAAGAAGTAATGCGTGATTTTATACGCAATATATGCCTTGAAAAGGAAATCCCAGCAGTTGATTTAATGGGGCCAATTATGAGAATGCTTGGCGAAACGCTACAAGTTGAACCTTTGGAAGAACCAGGTTTGGTCCGTAAATTAGATGATGACTATTTCCAAAAAATAGAGGCAATAGAATTCGCAGTTAAATATGATGATGGTCGTGATCCAAGGGGATTACTAAAAGCAGATATCGTATTGATTGGTGTATCTCGTACTTCTAAAACGCCACTTTCACAATTTTTAGCGCATAAAAGATATAAGGTTGCAAATGTGCCGCTTGTTCCAGAAGTTGAGCCACCGGAAGAATTATTCCTAGTAGATCCAGCCAAATGTTTTGGTCTTGTGATCTCTCCTGAAAAACTTAATAGCATAAGGAAAGAACGATTACTTGCGTTAGGTTTAGATGATGGAGCTAACTATGCGAAACTGGAGCGTATTAATGAGGAAATAATACATTTTAAAAGTGTAGTTGATCGAATCGGTTGTCAAGTTATTGATGTAACCAATAAGGCTGTTGAGGAAACGGCCAATGATATTATCCATCGTATTCAATCATCACATCAATGA
- the rpoD gene encoding RNA polymerase sigma factor RpoD, giving the protein MADKSKRSNDEIEVKELEHEHTLEETKKFLLETGKKNGELSYAEIADKLQTYEMEADAVEEFIEKLETNGIELGGKDGDEENLDRLLKGKDHEETFDLNDLSVPPGVKINDPVRMYLKEIGRVDLLSAQEEIALAERIEQGDDEARKRLAEANLRLVVSIAKRYVGRGMLFLDLIQEGNMGLIKAVEKFDYRKGFKFSTYATWWIRQAITRAIADQARTIRIPVHMVETINKLIRVQRQLLQDLGREPSPEEIGEEMDLSPEKVREILKIAQEPVSLETPIGEEDDSHLGDFIEDSEAQSPSDHAAYELLKEQLEDVLDTLTDREENVLRLRFGLDDGRTRTLEEVGKVFGVTRERIRQIEAKALRKLRHPSRSKRLKDFLE; this is encoded by the coding sequence GTGGCGGACAAGTCTAAACGTTCAAACGATGAAATAGAAGTAAAAGAATTAGAACATGAGCACACTTTAGAAGAAACAAAAAAATTCTTACTTGAAACAGGTAAGAAAAACGGTGAATTATCATACGCTGAAATTGCTGATAAACTGCAAACCTATGAAATGGAAGCTGATGCAGTAGAAGAATTCATCGAAAAACTTGAAACAAATGGTATCGAATTAGGTGGTAAAGATGGCGATGAAGAAAATTTAGATCGTCTACTTAAAGGTAAAGACCATGAAGAAACGTTTGACTTGAATGATTTAAGTGTTCCACCAGGCGTCAAAATCAATGACCCTGTTCGTATGTATCTAAAAGAAATTGGTCGAGTTGACTTATTAAGCGCACAAGAAGAAATCGCACTTGCTGAGCGTATTGAACAAGGTGATGATGAGGCTCGTAAACGATTAGCAGAAGCAAACTTACGTCTTGTAGTTAGTATCGCAAAACGCTACGTAGGTCGCGGTATGCTATTCCTCGATTTAATTCAAGAAGGTAATATGGGTCTAATTAAAGCAGTAGAAAAATTCGACTATCGAAAAGGGTTCAAATTCTCAACTTATGCAACTTGGTGGATTCGTCAGGCAATCACTCGTGCAATTGCTGACCAAGCTCGCACAATTCGTATACCGGTGCATATGGTTGAAACCATTAACAAATTAATTCGTGTTCAACGTCAATTACTTCAAGATTTAGGACGCGAACCATCACCTGAAGAAATTGGTGAAGAAATGGATTTAAGTCCAGAGAAAGTTCGCGAAATCTTAAAAATTGCTCAAGAACCTGTATCATTGGAGACACCAATTGGTGAAGAAGATGACTCACATTTAGGAGATTTTATTGAAGACTCAGAAGCACAATCACCATCAGATCACGCAGCTTACGAATTATTAAAAGAACAATTAGAAGATGTCTTAGATACACTTACGGATCGTGAAGAAAACGTTCTTCGCTTACGTTTCGGTTTAGATGATGGCCGTACTCGTACTCTTGAAGAAGTGGGTAAAGTATTCGGTGTAACAAGAGAACGAATTCGTCAAATTGAAGCGAAGGCTCTGAGAAAATTGCGCCATCCTTCACGTAGTAAACGCTTAAAAGACTTTTTAGAATAG
- the cccA gene encoding cytochrome c550 produces the protein MKKNPIIPYILIMAFGLGLIFFMSIDGADKKAEIAKGGKEAKTEQTAGKGETAGAADPEAIAKTKCISCHGDNLKGNVGPNLHGTGLSEAEVKDILTKGKGSGMPPGLVTGAELDAMAKYISGLK, from the coding sequence ATGAAAAAGAATCCGATTATTCCGTATATTCTAATTATGGCTTTTGGTCTAGGTTTAATTTTCTTCATGTCTATTGACGGAGCAGATAAAAAAGCCGAAATCGCAAAAGGCGGAAAAGAAGCGAAAACTGAACAAACTGCTGGTAAAGGCGAAACAGCTGGTGCAGCAGATCCAGAAGCAATCGCTAAAACAAAATGTATCTCTTGTCATGGAGATAACCTAAAAGGAAATGTAGGTCCAAACTTACATGGTACAGGTTTATCAGAAGCAGAAGTAAAAGATATTCTTACAAAAGGTAAAGGTAGCGGTATGCCACCTGGACTTGTTACAGGTGCAGAACTAGACGCTATGGCTAAATACATCTCTGGATTAAAATAA
- a CDS encoding Nif3-like dinuclear metal center hexameric protein has translation MKQTNGQQIIQIFESWSPKKIAAKDGDPIGLAIGTLNKPVSNVLVTLDVNEAVVDEAIENGCELIIAHHPPIFRKLANIRTDLPKGKLIEKCIKNDIAVYAAHTNLDVAEGGVNDLLADALQLKNCEVLVPTFAEKMYKLAVYVPVDHAEMLRQALAGAGAGQIGDYDSCSYTVTGEGRYRALDGAHPFLGEVGKLHTEPEVKIEVVVAESSKNKVLRAMLNHHPYEEPAYDLFVLETPAKEMGLGRIGTVATMSLKEFAEHVKKTLNVPKVRVVGDLNSMIKKVAVLGGDGNKYIYDAKRAGADVFVTGDMYFHVAQDAESLGLHIVDPGHHVESVMKVGVVEKMTKLCAHHKVECVFIPSKLSTEPFQFI, from the coding sequence ATGAAGCAAACAAATGGACAACAAATTATTCAGATTTTTGAGTCCTGGTCTCCAAAGAAAATTGCAGCAAAGGATGGGGATCCTATTGGTTTAGCAATTGGCACATTAAATAAACCTGTTTCAAACGTTTTAGTCACTTTAGATGTAAATGAAGCCGTTGTGGATGAAGCAATAGAAAATGGCTGCGAATTAATTATTGCTCATCATCCCCCAATCTTTAGAAAATTAGCGAATATACGTACAGACCTACCAAAGGGAAAACTCATCGAAAAATGTATAAAAAATGATATCGCTGTTTATGCAGCACATACAAATCTAGACGTTGCAGAGGGGGGAGTAAATGACCTTCTAGCGGATGCATTGCAACTAAAAAATTGCGAAGTACTTGTACCTACATTTGCAGAGAAAATGTATAAACTTGCCGTTTATGTTCCTGTAGATCATGCAGAAATGTTACGCCAAGCATTGGCCGGTGCTGGTGCTGGTCAAATAGGAGACTATGATTCATGCAGTTATACCGTTACTGGAGAAGGAAGATATAGAGCTTTAGATGGAGCACATCCTTTTTTGGGCGAAGTTGGAAAACTACATACAGAGCCTGAAGTGAAAATAGAAGTGGTTGTTGCTGAATCAAGCAAAAACAAAGTCTTACGTGCAATGTTAAATCATCATCCATATGAAGAACCTGCATACGATTTATTTGTTTTAGAAACCCCTGCAAAAGAAATGGGATTAGGAAGAATCGGTACAGTGGCTACAATGTCTCTAAAAGAATTTGCTGAACATGTGAAGAAGACATTAAATGTACCAAAAGTAAGAGTTGTTGGGGATTTGAATTCAATGATTAAAAAAGTTGCAGTTCTTGGTGGTGATGGGAACAAATATATCTATGATGCAAAAAGAGCAGGCGCTGATGTATTTGTAACAGGAGATATGTATTTCCATGTGGCCCAAGATGCTGAAAGCTTAGGATTACATATAGTAGATCCAGGTCATCATGTTGAAAGTGTGATGAAAGTAGGTGTCGTAGAGAAAATGACTAAACTTTGTGCACATCATAAAGTGGAATGTGTATTTATTCCTTCGAAACTTTCAACAGAACCATTCCAATTCATTTGA
- the vrrA gene encoding VrrA/YqfQ family protein → MVYPSYFPYGNSFQRNFNPYPMQQMMRPMPFPSPGGFGNFPGSPQPFPRGIGNFAGGAQAIPRNPGNFGGVAQAFARGVNNFNNAGRVAGAAGNAANSARALARDAGFGGAARAAQAAGNAAGVANAAGAANTAAGAANSLGGFAKLEQYLNTADQLFNTAQKFTPMVKQISPMFQNLPALYRLYKGFQSIPNANTAGDPAGPVSNNEGSPRGPIKFKFGRNRQTMQQQQQQQPQFTQQSRPSKPRIFQPPL, encoded by the coding sequence ATGGTTTACCCATCCTATTTCCCATATGGTAATTCTTTTCAAAGAAATTTCAATCCATATCCTATGCAACAAATGATGAGACCCATGCCATTCCCTTCACCAGGGGGATTTGGCAATTTTCCTGGTAGTCCCCAACCTTTCCCTAGAGGGATTGGCAATTTTGCAGGTGGTGCTCAAGCTATTCCTAGAAACCCAGGCAATTTTGGAGGCGTTGCTCAAGCATTTGCAAGAGGTGTAAATAATTTTAACAATGCAGGAAGAGTTGCAGGTGCTGCAGGAAACGCAGCAAATTCGGCAAGAGCGCTGGCAAGAGATGCAGGTTTTGGTGGTGCTGCAAGAGCAGCACAAGCAGCTGGTAATGCTGCAGGTGTAGCAAATGCTGCAGGAGCTGCAAATACTGCAGCAGGTGCTGCAAACTCACTTGGTGGATTTGCAAAATTAGAACAATACTTAAATACAGCTGATCAGTTATTTAATACTGCACAAAAATTCACTCCCATGGTGAAGCAAATTTCACCGATGTTCCAAAATCTCCCTGCTTTATATAGACTGTATAAAGGATTCCAATCAATACCAAATGCTAATACAGCGGGAGATCCTGCTGGTCCCGTTTCAAATAATGAAGGTTCACCTAGAGGACCTATAAAATTTAAATTTGGTAGAAATAGACAGACTATGCAACAACAACAGCAGCAACAACCTCAATTTACACAACAAAGTCGCCCATCTAAACCTCGTATTTTCCAACCTCCACTATAA